In the Candidatus Bathyarchaeia archaeon genome, CTCTCATTCAAGCTTTGCAGAAACAAAAGTATCACCTTGTAGGCAGCCACTCCGCCGTGAAACGCTGTAAATGGTTCTACGAAGCCTTAACCAGCGGCAGGTCATGCTACAAGCAAAAGTTCTATGGCATAAACAGTCATCAATGCATCCAGATGTCGCCCGCCCTTTTCTATTGCACTCAACAGTGCTTGTTCTGCTGGAGAGCCCAAAACGGAGACCTGCAAATTAACTGGGACGAAATGCAGCTGCCCCAATGGGACCCGCCGGAGGAGATTGCACAAGGAATCTTGAAGGCACAGGACCGGATTCTGTCGGGGTATAAGGGACACCCCAAAACGGACCCGCAAAAGTTTCGGGAAGCTCACAGACCAAGGCATGTTGCCATCAGTTTAACGGGGGAACCGACGATGTATGAGCCGCTTGGGGAGTTACTGCGAACGCTGCGTAACAAGGAGTTAACGACGTTTCTGGTTTCAAACGGTAATTTACCCGAAAAAATTGCCGCTTTAGGGCAGGAACCCACGCAGTTGTATGTTTCGGTTTGTGCCCCAAACAAGCAGACGTTTAAGCAGGTTTGTCGTCCCCAATTGCCTGATGCGTGGGAACGGCTAAATGAAACGTTGGCGTTGTTGCCCAGTTTTAGCTGTCCGACTGTTATTCGTTCAACGCTTGTGAGGGACTTGAACATGACTGATGTGGAGGGTTATGCGCGGTTGGTGGCGAAGGCGGAGCCGACGTATGTTGAGGCTAAGGCGTATATGCATGTGGGTTTTTCGGGGTTGCGTTTGGGCTTTGACCGCATGCCTAGCCATGAGGAGGTTTACGATTTTGCGTTGGCGTTATCTGAGAAAACGGGGTATCGGATTTTGGATGAGTCGGCGGATAGCAGGGTGGTTTTACTAAGTAAACTGGAGAAACCAATACGGTTTGGTTCGTCCCAGAATTAACAAATTACCTATCATTTCATTCACTTTTTGGCTTTTTGCGGTTGAATAAAAAGCCATATAAGGAAAACGTGAATATAACCCTTAAATAGGAATTTTGTAGTGCCTAAATCTTAAACCTACAATTAAATCAGCAGGGTGGTGAATCATGGTCAACGAAGGAAGAGGAAGGCTTTTCAGAAGAAAAGACGGCAAATACTTGGTCTATTTACCAAAAGACTTAGCAGAGGACAGCATGTTCCCCTTTAAAGAAGCCGACTCCATATTTGTAAAAGTAAGTTTTAAACTTGGAGACAACAAGCTTATCGTGGAAAAATGGGCAGACCCCGAATGACAGCTGCCCTAAAGCAAAACTATAAGCGTTGTTTCACTTCTATTTTTAATTAAACCATTCTGAGTTGAAAACTTGTCCCTCAAAAGCTTACTCCAAGAAATCAAACAAGAACTCATGCAGGAAGAAGAAGCATG is a window encoding:
- the twy1 gene encoding 4-demethylwyosine synthase TYW1 is translated as MQNLVPKALIQALQKQKYHLVGSHSAVKRCKWFYEALTSGRSCYKQKFYGINSHQCIQMSPALFYCTQQCLFCWRAQNGDLQINWDEMQLPQWDPPEEIAQGILKAQDRILSGYKGHPKTDPQKFREAHRPRHVAISLTGEPTMYEPLGELLRTLRNKELTTFLVSNGNLPEKIAALGQEPTQLYVSVCAPNKQTFKQVCRPQLPDAWERLNETLALLPSFSCPTVIRSTLVRDLNMTDVEGYARLVAKAEPTYVEAKAYMHVGFSGLRLGFDRMPSHEEVYDFALALSEKTGYRILDESADSRVVLLSKLEKPIRFGSSQN